One stretch of Streptomyces agglomeratus DNA includes these proteins:
- the fahA gene encoding fumarylacetoacetase: MPEQSPLDLAEGDLFGPHNLPYGVFSTPDEPERRRVGVRIGGHVLDAGAAALALGSPYAALLAQPSLNPLLAAGRTAWRDVRRALTAWVTSPAHRADIEPLLHPVTGVTLHLPYDVADYVDFYASEHHATNVGRIFRPDGDALTPNWKHLPIGYHGRAGTVVVSGTDVVRPSGQRKAPADPAPAFGPSVKLDIEAEVGFVVGTPSAHGTPVPLTDFREHVFGLFLLNDWSARDIQAWEYVPLGPFLGKSFATSVSAWVTPLEALDAAQVAPPARDFPLLPYLDDSHEEEPGGYDVRIEVKINGEVVSAPPFSTMYWTAAQQLAQMTANGASLRTGDLFGSGTVSGPEVNQRGSLLELTWNGRDPIELTTGKRTFLEDGDEVTMTAWAPGPHGTRVGLGEVTGRITPAI; encoded by the coding sequence ATGCCCGAGCAGAGCCCGCTCGACCTGGCCGAAGGCGACCTCTTCGGCCCGCACAACCTCCCCTACGGCGTCTTCTCCACCCCGGACGAGCCAGAGCGCCGCCGGGTCGGTGTCCGTATCGGCGGCCATGTGCTGGACGCGGGGGCGGCGGCGCTCGCCCTGGGCTCTCCGTACGCCGCGCTGCTCGCCCAGCCGTCGCTCAACCCGCTCCTCGCGGCGGGGCGTACCGCTTGGCGCGATGTACGCCGGGCGCTCACCGCGTGGGTGACGAGCCCGGCCCACCGCGCCGACATCGAGCCCCTGCTGCATCCCGTCACGGGCGTCACACTGCACCTTCCGTACGACGTGGCCGACTACGTCGACTTCTACGCGAGCGAGCACCACGCCACGAACGTCGGCCGGATCTTCCGGCCCGACGGCGACGCGCTCACCCCCAACTGGAAGCACCTGCCCATCGGTTACCACGGCCGGGCCGGCACGGTCGTGGTGTCCGGTACGGATGTGGTGCGCCCCAGCGGCCAGCGCAAGGCCCCCGCCGACCCGGCCCCGGCCTTCGGCCCTTCCGTCAAGCTCGACATCGAGGCGGAGGTCGGCTTCGTCGTCGGCACCCCTTCGGCCCACGGCACCCCGGTCCCGCTCACCGACTTCCGGGAGCACGTCTTCGGACTGTTCCTGCTCAACGACTGGTCGGCCCGGGACATCCAGGCGTGGGAGTACGTCCCCCTCGGCCCCTTCCTCGGCAAGTCCTTCGCCACGTCGGTGTCGGCGTGGGTGACGCCGCTCGAAGCCCTTGACGCGGCTCAGGTGGCGCCGCCGGCCCGGGACTTCCCCCTCCTCCCCTACCTCGACGACTCCCACGAGGAGGAGCCCGGCGGCTACGACGTGCGCATCGAGGTGAAGATCAACGGCGAGGTGGTCTCGGCTCCCCCGTTCTCCACGATGTACTGGACGGCGGCGCAGCAGCTGGCGCAGATGACGGCGAACGGAGCGTCGCTGCGTACGGGCGACCTCTTCGGCTCCGGGACGGTCAGCGGCCCCGAGGTGAACCAGCGGGGCTCCCTCCTGGAACTCACTTGGAACGGCCGCGACCCGATCGAACTCACCACCGGCAAGCGGACCTTCCTGGAGGACGGCGACGAGGTGACGATGACGGCGTGGGCGCCGGGTCCGCACGGGACGAGGGTCGGCCTGGGCGAGGTAACGGGCCGGATCACCCCAGCCATCTAG
- a CDS encoding CGNR zinc finger domain-containing protein: MDSPPGLTLRTPEGRPYLFDPGALCLELLPTGGPGLLARYEVLHEPADLVRWAERSRLPAGLAPAVSASELVDAHTLRDALHRLATDRAHGRALGASDLDVVNRFAAREPLVARIDVGAGVGAVRAWAPGATGSQLLSTVARDAIDLFTGPYARRIRACGSHDCSLLFVDTSRPGRRRWCAMERCGNRSKARAHRARQSENQAGTRAEDPAGQHAGSEGES, from the coding sequence ATGGATTCGCCGCCCGGACTGACTCTGCGTACTCCGGAGGGCCGCCCGTATCTCTTCGACCCGGGCGCCCTGTGCCTCGAACTGCTGCCGACCGGCGGCCCCGGCCTGCTCGCCCGGTACGAGGTGCTGCACGAGCCGGCCGATCTGGTGCGCTGGGCGGAGCGCAGCCGGCTGCCGGCCGGGCTCGCCCCCGCCGTGAGCGCGAGCGAGCTGGTGGACGCGCACACCCTGCGCGACGCGCTCCACCGCCTGGCGACCGACCGGGCCCACGGCCGCGCACTGGGCGCGTCCGACCTCGACGTGGTCAACCGGTTCGCCGCGCGGGAGCCGCTGGTCGCCCGGATCGACGTGGGCGCGGGCGTGGGCGCCGTGCGGGCGTGGGCTCCGGGCGCCACCGGGTCCCAGCTGCTGTCGACGGTCGCCCGCGACGCGATAGACCTGTTCACCGGGCCGTACGCCCGCCGCATCCGGGCCTGCGGCTCGCACGACTGCTCCCTGCTGTTCGTCGACACCTCACGCCCCGGCCGCCGTCGCTGGTGTGCGATGGAGCGGTGCGGCAACCGCAGCAAGGCGCGCGCCCACCGGGCCCGCCAGAGCGAGAACCAGGCCGGGACGCGGGCCGAGGACCCGGCCGGGCAGCACGCCGGAAGCGAAGGAGAGAGCTGA
- a CDS encoding ABC transporter ATP-binding protein produces MESEAVIATRGLTKRFRGGQLAVDGLDLTVPAGSVFGFLGPNGSGKTTTIRMLMGLIEPTSGTATLLGRPVPRAARAVLPQVGALIEGPALYGFLSGRDNLIRYDAADPAADPRTRRARVAAALDRVGLTAAGGKKAKAYSLGMKQRLGLASALLQPRKLLVLDEPTNGLDPQGMREIRSLVRELAAEGTTIFLSSHLLDEIEQVCTHAAVMARGRLVVQGTVAELAAGARGRLAVTTPDTADATRVLKELGVTGLDVTRERVTGELPPGDTDLADLNTALVRDGVRVRSFGVERASLEDAFVALTGDGFDVAG; encoded by the coding sequence GTGGAGAGTGAGGCCGTCATCGCCACACGTGGGCTCACGAAACGCTTCCGCGGCGGGCAGCTCGCCGTCGACGGCCTCGATCTCACCGTGCCCGCCGGCAGTGTCTTCGGCTTCCTCGGGCCCAACGGCTCGGGGAAGACGACCACCATCCGGATGCTGATGGGGCTGATCGAACCGACCTCGGGTACGGCGACCCTGCTCGGCCGGCCCGTTCCGCGCGCCGCCCGCGCCGTCCTGCCGCAGGTGGGCGCGCTCATCGAGGGGCCGGCGCTGTACGGGTTCCTGTCGGGCCGCGACAACCTGATCCGTTACGACGCGGCCGACCCGGCGGCCGATCCGCGCACCCGCCGCGCGCGCGTCGCGGCCGCGCTGGACCGGGTGGGTTTGACGGCGGCCGGCGGCAAGAAGGCCAAGGCGTACTCGCTCGGGATGAAGCAGCGGCTCGGGCTCGCGTCCGCGCTTCTCCAGCCGCGCAAGCTGCTCGTGCTCGACGAGCCGACGAACGGTCTCGACCCGCAGGGCATGCGCGAGATCCGCTCGCTGGTGCGTGAGCTGGCGGCGGAGGGTACGACGATCTTCCTCTCCTCGCACCTGCTCGACGAGATCGAGCAGGTGTGCACGCACGCGGCGGTGATGGCCCGGGGGCGGCTCGTCGTCCAGGGCACCGTCGCCGAGCTGGCGGCAGGGGCGCGTGGGCGGCTCGCCGTCACCACACCGGACACGGCGGACGCCACGCGGGTGCTCAAGGAGCTGGGCGTCACTGGCCTCGATGTCACGCGGGAGCGGGTCACCGGGGAACTGCCGCCGGGAGACACGGACCTGGCGGACCTCAACACCGCACTCGTGCGGGACGGAGTACGGGTGAGGTCCTTCGGCGTCGAACGGGCCTCGCTGGAGGACGCGTTCGTGGCACTGACGGGGGACGGTTTCGATGTCGCGGGCTGA
- a CDS encoding winged helix-turn-helix transcriptional regulator produces MEEGTLKSPSNCEVTDSQGTYGDTDPFQWDTREDCEVRQILDRVADKWSLLVIALLDSHVLRFTELRRKIDGISQRMLTVTLRQLERDGLVKRTVHPVVPPRVEYELTPLGATLHTTIRSLVTWTEKHQNEIAAARADYDARAAAGEETPAAAPATASAR; encoded by the coding sequence ATGGAAGAAGGCACTTTGAAGTCACCGAGTAACTGCGAAGTCACCGACTCCCAGGGGACGTACGGCGACACCGACCCCTTCCAGTGGGACACCCGCGAGGACTGCGAGGTGCGGCAGATCCTCGACCGCGTGGCAGACAAGTGGTCGCTGCTCGTCATCGCGCTGCTCGACAGCCACGTACTGCGCTTCACCGAACTGCGGCGCAAGATCGACGGCATCAGCCAGCGCATGCTGACAGTGACGCTGCGCCAACTGGAGCGCGACGGGCTCGTCAAGCGCACGGTACATCCGGTGGTGCCGCCGCGCGTGGAGTACGAACTCACTCCGCTCGGAGCGACGTTGCACACCACGATCCGCTCGCTCGTCACCTGGACCGAGAAGCACCAGAACGAGATCGCGGCCGCCCGGGCCGACTACGACGCCCGTGCCGCGGCCGGGGAAGAGACCCCTGCCGCCGCCCCCGCCACGGCTTCCGCACGCTGA
- a CDS encoding polyprenyl synthetase family protein encodes MTVVGPFGLSVRDQALETDVQAGLAAVEEGLLDATKSDVPFITEAAQHLVRAGGKRFRPLLVMLAAQFGDPHAPGIVPSAVVVELTHLATLYHDDVMDEADVRRGVASANARWGNSVAVLTGDFLFARASHILADLGPEAVRIQAEAFERLVTGQILETAGPREGQEPVGHYLDVIAGKTGSLIAVSGRFGALMSGADERVVDILTQYGERLGTAFQLADDVLDIASDSHESGKTPGTDLREGIPTLPVLLLRAQAAEHGRPEDLELCALLDGDLSDDARLAEVLRRLRAHPALEQARRDTVQYAEAARASLAPLPECYAKSALEELCDAVVHRAG; translated from the coding sequence GTGACCGTCGTCGGGCCGTTCGGACTGAGCGTGCGGGACCAGGCTCTTGAGACCGATGTCCAGGCCGGGCTGGCAGCCGTCGAGGAGGGACTCCTCGACGCTACCAAGAGCGACGTCCCCTTCATCACGGAGGCCGCCCAGCATCTGGTCCGGGCCGGGGGCAAGCGGTTCCGGCCGCTGCTGGTCATGCTGGCCGCGCAGTTCGGTGACCCCCACGCGCCGGGCATCGTGCCCTCCGCCGTGGTCGTGGAACTGACGCATCTGGCGACGCTGTACCACGACGACGTGATGGACGAGGCGGACGTACGCCGCGGGGTCGCCAGCGCCAATGCCCGCTGGGGCAACTCGGTCGCGGTCCTCACCGGCGACTTCCTCTTCGCGCGGGCCTCGCACATCCTGGCGGACCTCGGGCCCGAGGCCGTACGGATCCAGGCGGAGGCGTTCGAACGTCTGGTCACCGGCCAGATCCTGGAGACGGCCGGCCCGCGCGAGGGCCAGGAGCCTGTCGGGCACTACCTGGATGTCATCGCGGGCAAGACCGGCTCGCTGATCGCGGTCTCGGGGCGTTTCGGTGCGCTGATGTCCGGCGCCGACGAGCGGGTCGTCGACATCCTCACCCAGTACGGGGAGCGCCTCGGCACCGCCTTCCAGCTGGCCGACGACGTACTCGACATCGCCAGCGACAGCCACGAGTCCGGCAAGACCCCGGGGACGGACCTGCGCGAGGGCATTCCCACGCTTCCGGTGCTGCTGTTGCGCGCACAGGCCGCCGAGCACGGGCGTCCGGAAGATCTCGAACTGTGCGCGCTGCTGGACGGGGACCTCTCGGACGACGCCCGGCTCGCCGAGGTGCTGCGCCGGCTGCGCGCGCACCCGGCGCTGGAGCAGGCGCGGCGGGACACTGTCCAGTACGCCGAGGCCGCCAGGGCGTCGCTCGCGCCGCTGCCGGAGTGCTACGCGAAGTCGGCTCTGGAGGAGCTGTGCGACGCGGTGGTGCATCGCGCGGGTTAG
- a CDS encoding MFS transporter — protein MTRRAWALLLVLCGTIFLEGIDVAMLSVAVPSIRSDLELPTGTAAWVMSAYVLGYAGFTLLGGRAADLLGRRRMFLTWLTVFLGFSMLGGFATEGWMLVVARFVTGVAAAFMTPAAMSIITTSYEEGPQRNKALLVFAGTAAGGFSLGLVIGGLLTQFGWRWVFFAPVLLGGAVLLAALRLLPAEARPARRGGSFDFAGAATAAGAMLLLAYGIVRLEHGFDGWQLTGAVVAAGLLLATAFVTVERRSPAPLVRLGILRKASMVRADLGALLFVGSFFGFQFMVTLYLQELRGWSSLETALALVIMGVDAVLAPTLPPRLVNRFGNARVIFGGFLLAIVSYALFLPVGLDWSYALMLPTLFLTGAAFALAYGPLTIAATDGIEEREQGVAGGLLATATQFGSAVGISAVTAVYGLVVAGGDGSPGATLDAFRAALAVPAVMVVVGAVITAFGLRGGRRRAVDAPGATAPAAARPGSVPVA, from the coding sequence ATGACCCGACGCGCGTGGGCACTTCTGCTCGTCCTCTGCGGCACCATCTTCCTCGAAGGCATCGACGTCGCCATGCTCTCGGTGGCCGTGCCGTCCATCAGATCCGACCTGGAGCTGCCGACCGGCACCGCGGCGTGGGTGATGAGCGCGTACGTCCTCGGTTACGCCGGATTCACCCTGCTCGGCGGCCGTGCGGCCGACCTGCTGGGCAGACGGCGGATGTTCCTGACCTGGCTCACGGTCTTCCTGGGCTTCTCCATGCTGGGCGGCTTCGCCACCGAGGGATGGATGCTCGTCGTCGCCCGCTTCGTGACGGGCGTGGCCGCGGCCTTCATGACCCCCGCCGCGATGTCGATCATCACCACCTCGTACGAGGAGGGCCCGCAGCGCAACAAGGCCCTGCTCGTCTTCGCCGGCACGGCCGCGGGCGGCTTCTCGCTCGGGCTGGTCATCGGCGGACTGCTGACCCAGTTCGGCTGGCGGTGGGTCTTCTTCGCCCCGGTCCTGCTGGGCGGGGCCGTCCTGCTGGCCGCGCTGCGGCTGCTGCCGGCGGAGGCGCGGCCCGCCCGCCGCGGCGGCTCCTTCGACTTCGCCGGCGCGGCGACGGCCGCAGGGGCGATGCTGCTGCTGGCGTACGGGATCGTACGGCTGGAGCACGGCTTCGACGGCTGGCAGCTCACGGGGGCCGTGGTGGCGGCCGGGCTGCTGCTCGCGACGGCGTTCGTCACGGTCGAGCGCCGCTCGCCCGCGCCCCTCGTACGGCTCGGCATCCTGCGCAAGGCGTCGATGGTCCGAGCCGATCTGGGCGCCCTGCTGTTCGTCGGCTCCTTCTTCGGCTTCCAGTTCATGGTGACGCTCTACCTCCAGGAACTGCGCGGCTGGTCGTCGCTGGAGACGGCACTGGCCCTGGTGATCATGGGAGTGGACGCGGTGCTGGCTCCGACGCTCCCCCCGCGCCTGGTCAACCGCTTCGGCAACGCGCGGGTGATCTTCGGCGGATTCCTGCTGGCGATCGTGTCGTACGCGCTGTTCCTGCCGGTGGGGCTCGACTGGTCGTACGCCCTCATGCTGCCGACGCTGTTCCTGACGGGCGCGGCGTTCGCGCTGGCGTACGGACCGCTGACGATCGCGGCGACGGACGGCATCGAGGAGCGGGAGCAGGGTGTGGCGGGCGGCCTGCTCGCGACCGCGACGCAGTTCGGCTCCGCCGTCGGCATCTCGGCGGTGACGGCGGTGTACGGCCTGGTGGTGGCCGGCGGTGACGGTTCCCCCGGAGCCACCCTCGACGCCTTCCGCGCGGCGCTGGCGGTACCGGCGGTGATGGTGGTCGTCGGAGCGGTGATCACGGCGTTCGGCCTGCGGGGCGGGCGGAGGCGGGCGGTCGACGCACCCGGGGCCACGGCGCCCGCCGCGGCTCGGCCGGGGTCGGTCCCGGTGGCGTAG
- a CDS encoding M28 family metallopeptidase has product MNLSTFAGLSRLSTRRRTAAAGSTAAVALALTGLVAATAPAASAAPTAPTTRAAALAAPDIPLANVKAHLTQLQSIATANGGNRAHGRPGYKASIDYLKAKLDAAGFTTTVTTFTSSGATGYNLIADWPGGDPNQILMAGAHLDSVSSGPGINDNGSGSAGVLETALAVSRAQLKPTKHLRFGWWGAEELGLVGSKAYVNSLPTTERSKFSGYLNFDMIGSPNPGYFVYDDDPAIEKTFKDYYAGIGVPTEIETEGDGRSDHASFKNVGIPVGGLFTGASRTKTSAQVQKWGGTAGTAFDRCYHSSCDTTANINDTALDRNSDAIAHAIWTLGSGPVVPPGDVYENTADVAVPDNGAAVTSSVTVAGRTGNAPATLGVGVDIKHTWRGDLVVDLVAPDGTAYRLKSSSGSDSADNVIATYTVDASSEVANGVWKLRVQDIAAQDTGYIDSWKLTF; this is encoded by the coding sequence ATGAACCTCTCCACTTTCGCCGGCCTCTCGCGCCTCTCCACCCGCAGACGCACGGCCGCCGCCGGCAGTACCGCGGCAGTCGCCCTCGCCCTCACCGGCCTGGTCGCCGCCACCGCGCCCGCCGCGTCAGCCGCCCCGACCGCCCCGACCACCCGGGCCGCCGCACTCGCCGCCCCCGACATACCCCTCGCCAACGTCAAGGCGCATCTCACCCAGCTCCAGTCGATAGCCACCGCCAACGGCGGCAACCGGGCGCACGGCCGCCCCGGTTACAAGGCGTCCATCGACTATCTGAAGGCCAAGCTGGACGCCGCCGGATTCACCACCACCGTCACGACGTTCACCTCCAGCGGCGCGACCGGCTACAACCTGATCGCCGACTGGCCGGGCGGCGACCCGAACCAGATCCTGATGGCCGGCGCGCACCTCGACTCGGTCTCCTCCGGCCCCGGCATCAACGACAACGGGTCCGGCTCCGCCGGCGTCCTGGAGACCGCGCTCGCCGTCTCCCGCGCCCAGCTCAAGCCGACGAAGCACCTGCGGTTCGGCTGGTGGGGCGCGGAGGAACTGGGCCTCGTCGGCTCGAAGGCGTACGTCAACAGCCTTCCGACCACGGAGCGTTCGAAGTTCTCCGGCTACCTCAACTTCGACATGATCGGCTCGCCGAACCCGGGTTACTTCGTCTATGACGACGACCCCGCCATCGAGAAGACCTTCAAGGACTACTACGCGGGCATCGGCGTCCCGACCGAGATCGAGACCGAGGGCGACGGACGTTCCGACCACGCCAGCTTCAAGAACGTGGGCATACCGGTCGGCGGCCTCTTCACGGGTGCCAGCCGTACGAAGACCAGCGCCCAGGTCCAGAAGTGGGGCGGCACCGCGGGCACTGCCTTCGACCGCTGCTACCACTCGTCCTGCGACACCACGGCGAACATCAACGACACCGCCCTGGACCGCAACAGCGACGCCATCGCCCACGCCATCTGGACGCTGGGCAGCGGGCCGGTCGTCCCGCCCGGCGACGTGTACGAGAACACCGCCGACGTCGCCGTCCCGGACAACGGCGCCGCTGTCACCTCCTCCGTCACCGTCGCGGGCCGTACCGGCAACGCCCCGGCCACGCTCGGCGTGGGCGTGGACATCAAGCACACCTGGCGCGGTGACCTGGTCGTCGACCTGGTCGCGCCCGACGGGACGGCCTACCGGCTCAAGAGCTCCAGCGGCAGCGACTCAGCCGACAACGTGATCGCCACCTACACGGTGGACGCGTCGAGCGAGGTGGCCAACGGCGTCTGGAAGCTGAGGGTCCAGGACATCGCCGCGCAGGACACCGGTTACATCGACAGCTGGAAGCTCACCTTCTGA
- a CDS encoding SRPBCC family protein translates to MPTGLTKDAGWEIGVSRTLPRPPAAVWEFIASPEGVGLWLGPGAELTAEKGAPYRTADGVTGEVRSYRPGDRVRLTYGSTTVQVAVSAAGASGEKAVLRFHQEHLADAGEREARRTHWRAVMDEIAAALGDG, encoded by the coding sequence ATGCCGACCGGACTCACGAAGGACGCGGGCTGGGAGATCGGGGTTTCCCGTACGCTGCCCCGCCCGCCCGCCGCCGTATGGGAGTTCATCGCGAGCCCCGAGGGTGTCGGGCTCTGGCTGGGCCCCGGTGCGGAACTGACCGCCGAGAAGGGCGCCCCGTACCGTACGGCCGACGGGGTCACGGGCGAGGTCCGCAGCTACCGGCCGGGTGACCGCGTCCGCCTCACGTACGGGAGTACGACGGTGCAGGTCGCTGTCTCCGCCGCCGGAGCGAGCGGCGAGAAGGCGGTACTCCGCTTCCATCAGGAACACCTGGCCGACGCCGGGGAGCGCGAGGCGAGGCGGACCCACTGGCGCGCGGTCATGGACGAGATCGCGGCCGCACTGGGTGACGGCTGA
- a CDS encoding LolA family protein yields MAPNDSAQTTEGKDFTANRRKAARYVVPVAVAGVAAATIGLVPALADSSDPDLPKITAQQLIEKIAASDTQRLSGTVKISTDLGIPSLGGIAGSLAPEGGTGGEGSAADPQAKLMELASGTHTLRVAADGPDRQRLSIMGKAAEYSLIHNAGEVWAYDSASNEAFHAKAPEGAGDSGKGSGKDSGRHEQLPEGLPTTPKGLAEEALKAADETTSVTVDGTAQVAGRDAYQLLIKPKQSGSTIGAIRIAVDAEHGVPLKFTLTPSSGGKAAIDAGFTKVDFGKPSADTFEFSPPKGVKVTEADELDSPEKEFKGHGKDFKGQEDLKDFEGLNVIGEGWTSVAEISSPGGEAGVKAPEKGELPPEAEQFMDALGDKVSGEFGSGTVFKTRLVNALMTDDGKVYVGAVTKEALVKAANAAG; encoded by the coding sequence ATGGCACCGAACGACAGCGCACAGACCACCGAGGGCAAGGACTTCACCGCGAACCGCCGCAAGGCCGCGCGCTACGTCGTCCCTGTCGCGGTGGCGGGGGTGGCGGCGGCGACCATCGGGCTCGTCCCGGCGCTCGCCGACTCCTCTGACCCCGACCTTCCGAAGATCACCGCTCAGCAGCTGATCGAGAAGATCGCGGCGTCGGACACGCAGCGGCTCTCCGGCACCGTGAAGATCAGCACCGACCTGGGCATTCCCTCGCTCGGCGGCATCGCCGGCAGCCTGGCGCCCGAGGGCGGGACCGGCGGCGAGGGTTCCGCCGCTGATCCGCAGGCCAAGCTGATGGAACTCGCCTCCGGTACGCACACGCTGCGCGTCGCGGCCGACGGCCCGGACCGCCAGCGCCTCTCGATCATGGGCAAGGCGGCGGAGTACAGCCTGATCCACAACGCCGGTGAGGTCTGGGCGTACGACAGCGCCTCGAACGAGGCATTCCACGCCAAGGCGCCGGAGGGCGCCGGGGATTCCGGCAAGGGCTCGGGCAAGGACTCCGGTCGGCACGAGCAGCTGCCCGAGGGCCTCCCGACGACCCCCAAGGGTCTGGCCGAAGAGGCGCTGAAGGCCGCGGACGAGACCACGTCGGTGACGGTCGACGGTACGGCGCAGGTCGCGGGCCGGGACGCGTACCAGCTGCTCATCAAGCCCAAGCAGTCCGGTTCGACGATCGGGGCCATCCGGATCGCGGTCGACGCCGAGCACGGCGTACCGCTCAAGTTCACGCTCACGCCGAGCAGCGGCGGCAAGGCCGCGATCGACGCGGGCTTCACGAAGGTCGACTTCGGGAAGCCGTCCGCGGACACCTTCGAGTTCAGCCCGCCCAAGGGCGTGAAGGTGACCGAGGCCGACGAGCTGGACTCCCCCGAGAAGGAGTTCAAGGGGCACGGGAAGGACTTCAAGGGCCAGGAGGACCTGAAGGACTTCGAGGGGCTCAACGTGATCGGCGAGGGCTGGACCTCGGTCGCCGAGATCTCGTCCCCCGGCGGCGAAGCCGGGGTCAAGGCGCCGGAGAAGGGCGAACTGCCGCCGGAGGCCGAGCAGTTCATGGACGCCCTGGGTGACAAGGTGTCCGGCGAGTTCGGCTCGGGCACGGTGTTCAAGACCCGCCTCGTCAACGCGCTGATGACGGACGACGGCAAGGTGTACGTCGGCGCGGTCACCAAGGAAGCACTGGTCAAGGCCGCGAACGCGGCCGGCTGA
- a CDS encoding CHRD domain-containing protein yields the protein MSGIARTHIRRRGSVVIAITAVAAAAGVALAGAPAVADDGGGSGGGSGSGASYFVASLNAANEVPVPGGPAAGDQDAAALQFVEVKGATVTFAVKWSGTGKPTALHIHQGGKGVNGGVRIDLTPRLDKGRGKGAARTATGSVEVADAAVLKEFTSNPAGFYTNLHTADFPGGAVRGQFHRVTHGFDVDRALRSFQAPVLKGRQIYACVEGADGKRAFQQSDVRAVLAGGIDHSFVRPNSGTPQWIAPDRSAVTGSLISRSPNGAGNIPELDLRAEQSGKKRGLLARTTEILRLNTVGGVAPAGSCEEGSVAAVPYQADYVFIQG from the coding sequence ATGAGCGGTATCGCGAGGACTCACATTCGCCGGCGCGGCAGCGTCGTCATCGCCATCACCGCGGTCGCGGCAGCGGCGGGCGTCGCGCTCGCCGGGGCGCCGGCCGTCGCCGATGACGGCGGTGGGAGCGGCGGCGGCAGCGGGAGCGGCGCGTCGTACTTCGTCGCCAGCCTGAACGCCGCCAACGAGGTGCCGGTCCCGGGTGGCCCCGCCGCCGGTGACCAGGACGCCGCCGCGTTGCAGTTCGTCGAGGTCAAGGGCGCCACGGTGACCTTCGCCGTGAAGTGGAGCGGCACCGGCAAGCCGACCGCGCTCCACATCCACCAGGGTGGCAAGGGCGTCAACGGCGGCGTCAGGATCGACCTCACCCCGCGGCTCGACAAGGGCAGGGGCAAGGGCGCGGCGCGGACCGCCACCGGGTCGGTCGAGGTCGCGGACGCGGCGGTGCTCAAGGAGTTCACGTCGAACCCGGCCGGCTTCTACACCAACCTGCACACCGCCGATTTCCCGGGCGGCGCGGTGCGCGGCCAGTTCCACCGGGTCACCCACGGCTTCGACGTCGACCGCGCGCTGCGCAGCTTCCAGGCGCCGGTCCTCAAGGGCAGGCAGATCTATGCGTGCGTGGAGGGGGCGGACGGCAAGCGCGCGTTCCAGCAGAGCGACGTACGGGCCGTACTCGCCGGCGGCATCGACCACTCCTTCGTACGGCCCAACTCCGGTACGCCGCAGTGGATCGCGCCCGATCGCAGCGCGGTCACCGGCTCGCTCATCAGCAGGAGCCCCAACGGCGCGGGCAACATCCCCGAACTCGACCTCAGGGCCGAGCAGTCCGGCAAGAAGCGCGGGCTGCTGGCGCGGACCACCGAGATCCTGCGCCTGAACACGGTGGGCGGCGTGGCGCCGGCCGGGAGCTGCGAGGAGGGGTCGGTCGCGGCCGTTCCGTACCAGGCGGACTACGTCTTCATCCAGGGCTAG
- a CDS encoding ABC transporter permease, translating into MSRAEPEVRPRPEESARGRSPLWTLGLFRSELTLTFRRWRTLALLGVLAAVPVLIAIAVKTGAGDGSPSGGGGGGGAAGPAFLTQVTGNGLFLVFAALAATLPVFLPMTVGVVAGDAVAGEANAGTLRYLLVAPAGRTRLLLAKFASTMVFCLVATLVVAVSAVVTGAVLFPLGDVTTISGTRIGFGDGLLRALLIAVVVAASLVGIAAIGLFLSTLTNSGIAAMAATVGLLITVQIVNAIPQLDALHPYLFPNHWLSFADLLREPVPWDGVIDNLRLQALYAAVFGSAAWARFTTKDITA; encoded by the coding sequence ATGTCGCGGGCTGAACCGGAAGTGCGGCCGCGGCCGGAGGAGAGTGCGCGGGGCCGCAGCCCACTGTGGACCCTCGGCCTCTTCCGGTCCGAGCTGACCCTCACGTTCCGGCGCTGGCGCACGCTCGCGCTGCTGGGGGTGCTGGCGGCCGTACCCGTACTCATCGCCATCGCCGTGAAGACCGGGGCGGGCGACGGTTCGCCGTCCGGTGGCGGCGGAGGCGGAGGCGCCGCGGGCCCGGCCTTCCTCACCCAGGTCACCGGCAACGGGCTCTTCCTGGTCTTCGCGGCCCTGGCCGCGACCCTCCCCGTCTTCCTGCCCATGACCGTCGGCGTCGTCGCCGGCGACGCGGTGGCGGGCGAGGCGAACGCGGGCACGCTGCGCTATCTGCTGGTCGCGCCGGCCGGCCGGACCCGGCTGCTGCTCGCCAAGTTCGCTTCCACGATGGTCTTCTGCCTGGTGGCGACCCTGGTCGTGGCGGTATCGGCGGTGGTCACGGGGGCCGTGCTGTTCCCGCTGGGCGACGTCACGACGATCTCCGGTACGCGCATCGGGTTCGGTGACGGCCTGCTTCGGGCCCTGCTGATCGCGGTGGTCGTGGCGGCTTCGCTGGTCGGGATAGCGGCGATCGGCCTGTTCCTCTCGACTCTCACCAACAGCGGCATCGCGGCGATGGCGGCGACGGTCGGGCTGCTGATCACGGTGCAGATCGTGAACGCGATCCCGCAACTGGACGCGCTGCACCCGTACCTCTTCCCGAACCACTGGCTGTCCTTCGCCGACCTGCTGCGCGAGCCGGTCCCCTGGGACGGCGTGATCGACAATCTCCGGCTCCAGGCGCTGTACGCGGCGGTGTTCGGCTCCGCCGCCTGGGCGCGCTTCACGACGAAGGACATCACGGCCTGA